In Trifolium pratense cultivar HEN17-A07 linkage group LG7, ARS_RC_1.1, whole genome shotgun sequence, a genomic segment contains:
- the LOC123897622 gene encoding uncharacterized membrane protein At1g16860 yields the protein MGTRIPSHKLSGGLYVSGRPEQPKEKQPPTMSSRSVPYTGGDPTKSGELGKMLDIPVLDPKSSHHTSSSQLSNGPARSRPSSGQVGKNTSSGPMSRKSTGSGPIALQPTGLITSGPVTGSGPVGSSTGASRRPGQLEQSGSMGKTVYGSAVTSLGEEVKIGFRVSRSVVWVFMVVVAMCLLVGVFLTVAVKKALILIALGGIIVPILLLIIWNCVWGRKGLLGFVKRYPDAELRGAIDGQYVKVTGVVTCGSIPLESSYQRVPRCVYVSTELYEYKGLGGKSANPKHRCLSWGSRYSEKYVADFYISDFQTGLRALVKAGYGAKVAPFVEPATVVDVTKENRELSPNFLGWLADRKLSTDDRIMRLKEGYIKEGSTVSVMGVVRRHENVLMIVPPTEPVSTGCQWIRCLLPTGVEGLILTCEESQNSDVIAV from the exons ATGGGGACTCGAATCCCATCACACAAACTCAGTGGTGGACTCTACGTATCGGGTCGACCCGAACAACCCAAAGAAAAACAGCCACCGACAATGTCATCTCGTTCTGTACCGTACACCGGCGGTGACCCAACAAAATCCGGTGAACTCGGTAAAATGCTAGATATCCCAGTTCTCGATCCCAAATCATCGCATCATACTTCGTCCTCTCAACTCAGCAATGGTCCGGCGAGATCCAGACCGAGTTCGGGTCAAGTCGGAAAGAACACCAGTTCAGGTCCTATGTCGAGAAAATCAACTGGGTCTGGACCGATAGCTTTGCAACCGACCGGGTTAATTACTTCGGGTCCAGTTACTGGATCCGGTCCGGTTGGTTCGAGTACTGGTGCGAGTCGAAGGCCGGGTCAATTGGAACAAAGCGGGTCGATGGGTAAAACGGTTTATGGGTCTGCTGTGACGAGTTTAGGTGAGGAAGTGAAAATTGGGTTTAGGGTTTCAAGGTCTGTGGTTTGGgtttttatggttgttgttgCAATGTGTTTGCTTGTTGGGGTTTTTTTGACTGTGGCAGTTAAAAAAGCTTTGATTTTGATTGCACTTGGAGGGATTATTGTTCCTATTTTGCTTTTGATTATTTGGAATTGCGTTTGGGGAAGAAAAGGGCTTTTAGGGTTTGTTAAAAGGTATCCTGATGCTGAACTTAGAGGTGCCATTGATGGTCAGTATGTTAAGGTTACTGGG GTTGTAACTTGTGGCAGTATTCCTTTGGAGTCATCTTATCAAAGAGTACCTAGATGTGTATATGTCTCCACAGAATTATACGAATATAAAGGATTGGGCGGAAAATCAGCAAATCCTAAACATCGTTGCCTCTCTTGGGGTTCTAGATACTCTGAG AAATATGTAGCAGACTTCTACATATCAGATTTCCAAACGGGGTTAAGAGCATTAGTTAAAGCAGGCTATGGTGCCAAAGTTGCTCCTTTCGTGGAACCTGCTACTGTTGTTGATGTAACAAAGGAGAACAGAGAGTTATCTCCAAACTTCCTAGGCTGGCTTGCAGACCGCAAACTCTCTACTGATGACCGGATAATGCGGCTCAAGGAAGG GTACATCAAAGAAGGTAGTACAGTAAGTGTGATGGGAGTAGTCCGCCGACACGAAAATGTGCTCATGATTGTTCCTCCAACAGAGCCTGTCTCAACAGGTTGTCAATGGATCCGCTGCCTTTTGCCGACCGGCGTTGAAGGTCTTATCTTGACATGCGAGGAAAGCCAAAATTCCGATGTCATTGCTGTTTAG
- the LOC123896289 gene encoding uncharacterized protein LOC123896289: protein MGLDDNAWCAYHRCRGHSTEKCFRLRDLIEELIKSGHLRKFIDDAAQGRVVVPKVPRQEPRDPPGPNREPPKGRISVNTIAGGFSGGGESSSARKRYVRRAVSEIYLVSQPQPLDVPDLAFTAKDGLEVAPHDDDPLVIQVQILNCDVKRVLIDSGSSADIMYWEAFKAMQLAEEQLQPYSGTLVGFSGEQVDVMGYASLLTTFGEGSHAKTIKVRYLVVKTPFTSYNIIIGRPAFNTLGAAMSTLYLAIKYPLENGGVGTVRGDQLLAKKCYESSLKIRHRTSSASGKFGRRQAAIPGGINIIESADMDPREEFQDRRKVEDVAGARTKFPRRERQKALPHNVMQK from the exons ATGGGGCTGGACGATAACGCCTGGTGCGCATATCACAGGTGTAGAGGTCACTCCACAGAAAAATGCTTCCGCTTAAGAGATTTAATCGAAGAACTGATAAAAAGCGGACACCTTCGCAAATTCATTGACGACGCCGCCCAAGGGCGGGTTGTCGTGCCAAAAGTCCCCCGACAGGAGCCACGAGACCCTCCTGGGCCAAATAGAGAACCTCCCAAGGGGAGAATCTCCGTGAATACAATAGCAGGAGGATTCTCAGGCGGGGGCgaatcaagctcagcaaggaaaaggTATGTACGCCGAGCCGTCTCGGAAATATACCTCGTAAGTCAGCCCCAGCCATTAGACGTACCAGATTTGGCGTTCACGGCAAAGGATGGTTTGGAGGTAGCACCCCATGACGATGATCCATTagtgatacaagtccaaattttgaactgtgaTGTAAAAAGAGTACTGATAGATTCAGGGAGTTCAGCGGAcattatgtactgggaagctttcaaggccatgcaattagcagAAGAGCAGTTGCAACCATACTCCGGAACCCTGGTTGGGTTCTCTGGCGAACAAGTGGACGTAATGGGCTACGCCTCCCTTCTTACCACGTTTGGAGAAGGCAGCCACGCCAAAACTATCAAGGTGCGATACCTGgtagttaaaactccttttacctcctataatattattataggaaggCCCGCCTTTAACACAttaggggcggccatgtccactctatacctagcaataaaataccccctTGAGAATGGGGGAGTAGGAACAGTAAGGGGCGATCAGCTCCTCGCCAAGAAATGCTACGAGTCTAGCTTAAAGATACGACACCGAACTTCCAGCGCAAGCGGAAAATTCGGAAGAAGACAAGCCGCAATCCCAGGCGGCATAAACATCATAGAGAGCGCAGATATGGATCCGAGGGAGGAGTTTCAAGATCGAAGG aaagtCGAAGATGTCGCAGGTGCAAGGACAAAGTTTCCTAGACGAGAACGACAGAAGGCGTTACCTCACAACGTAAtgcaaaaataa